CCATCTTCTCCGGGACGGCCTCGATGACGAACTCCACGTCGCTCACGGCCTCCTCTAAGTCGACGACGGGCGTGACGCGGTCGAGCGCGGCGTCGGCTTCGTCCTGCGTGAGCTGTTCGTTGTCGACGAGCTTATCGAGACTCCACTCGACCTGCTCGTAGCCGTGCTCGACGAACTCCGCTTTGATGTCGCGGAGCGTCACGTCGAACCCGGCGAGCGCGGCGACTTCCGCGATGCCGTGGCCCATACTTCCGGCTCCGAGCACCGCGATGCTATCGACGTCGTCGATGTCCATACCGAGTCGTCTCGGGGCCACCGATTGAAGGTTTCCCTCCCGCGTCGGGAACGCTCGGCGGGTTTACGGGCGTTGACGCGGATTCACTCGGGAACCAGCCGGTGCGTGGCGCTCCCGGACGACCTGACGAAACATTAACTTGACTCCGGTCGGAGAGATTCGATATGCCCCGTCACGCCCTCCCGGCCGCCGTCAGCGGCGGCCTCGCCCTCGTCGACGGCGTCCTCCGCGGCCTCCAGCAGTTCGGTCCCGCCTTCCTCGTCGACCTCGGCACGACCACGATCACCCTCGGCCAAGTCATCGTGGCCGTCCACGTCCTCGGGGCGCTCGTCTCCCCGATCCTCGCCCTCGCCGCCGGCTACTGGCTCGGCGGCCGCGTGCCGTTCGACCGGGAGTGGTCGACCGTCCTCCTCGCGGTCGCCGCGGCGGCGCTCGTCGCGTTCTTCGTCGGTGAAGGCGCGTTCGTCGTCGGCGCGACGGTCGTCGCCGACGGGATGAGCGTGACCGGGCCATCCACCGCGCTCGTCGTCGTCTGGGAGGCCGTCGTCGGAACCGTCACGCTCGCCACCGCCGTCTTCGCCGGCGGGGCCGTCCGCACCTTCCGACAGACATAGCCCGCTCCGCCGCCTTCTCTCCCGGCATGACCGACACCGACGATGACGCCCGCGACGCCCGTGCCGTCCTCACTCGCGACCCCGCCATGGCCGACCTCGTCGCCGAACACGGCCCCCTCACTCTCGAACCCGCCGACGACCCCTTCGAGCGCCTCGTCGTCGCCGTCGTCAACCAACAGCTCTCCACGCAGTCCGCCGCCGCCATCCGCGACCGCCTCTTCGACGCCGTCGACGTCACCCCCGACGGCATCCGGAACGCCGACGACGACACCCTCCGCGACTGCGGACTCTCCGCGCAGAAAATCCGCTACGTCCGAAACATCGCCGACCACTTCCCCGACGGCATCGACACGGCCACCTACGCCGACGCCACCGACGACGACGTCCGCGCCGACCTCACACAGATCACCGGCGTCGGCGACTGGACCGCCGACATGTTCCTCATCTTCTGCCTCGGCCGCCCCGACGTCTTCCCCGTCGGCGACCTCGGCATCCGCAACGCCATGACCGCCGTCTACGGCATCGAAGACCGTGCGGCCATGGTCGAAAAAGCCGAAGAGTGGTCGCCCTATCGCAGCCACGCCGCCCGCTACCTCTGGCGCGCCGTCGACTGACGCGACAGCGATTCGACGCGTTCTCCCCGAGAGCCCGTGGTTTTAGTGTCCCTTCCCGCATACTCGCCGGTAGATGCTCGACCGCCGCCCCGGTGATCGCTCGTGAGCGCCTTCTCACTCATCATCTTCGTCCCCGCCATCGCCATCGCCGGCATCGCCGGCTACGTCCTCGCCGACGAATACGAAGACCGCCTCCGCTCCTGGTACGCCATCGTCGAAGACCTCCTCTGGCTCGTCGAAATCGCCTTCATCCTCTCCTGGTTCGCCCTCCTCACCCAGCAGGGCTTCGGCGGCCTCGTCGTCGCCGTCCTCGGCTCGCTCGCCATCGGCGGCTACTTCTACTTCGACGAA
This sequence is a window from Halocalculus aciditolerans. Protein-coding genes within it:
- a CDS encoding DNA-3-methyladenine glycosylase family protein, which produces MTDTDDDARDARAVLTRDPAMADLVAEHGPLTLEPADDPFERLVVAVVNQQLSTQSAAAIRDRLFDAVDVTPDGIRNADDDTLRDCGLSAQKIRYVRNIADHFPDGIDTATYADATDDDVRADLTQITGVGDWTADMFLIFCLGRPDVFPVGDLGIRNAMTAVYGIEDRAAMVEKAEEWSPYRSHAARYLWRAVD